The Glycine soja cultivar W05 chromosome 6, ASM419377v2, whole genome shotgun sequence genome has a window encoding:
- the LOC114417316 gene encoding probable beta-1,3-galactosyltransferase 2 encodes MTWKSRGELPSRSVISQRWVLFLCLGSFCAGMLFTTRIWTIPENNKGLARPTASEAEKLSLVSEGCNSRILQEMEMKRDKDIYGEVFKSHNSIQTLDKTISNLEMELAAARVTQESLRSGAPISDDIRLSESSSGKRKYLMVVGINTAFSSRKRRDSVRATWMPQGEKRKKLEEKGIIMRFVIGHSATSGGILDRAIEAEDRKHGDFLRLNHVEGYLELSAKTKTYFATAVNLWDADFYVKVDDDVHVNIATLGQTLVRHRSKPRIYIGCMKSGPVLSQKGVRYHEPEYWKFGEAGNRYFRHATGQLYAISNDLATYISINQNVLHKYANEDVSLGSWFIGLDVEHIDDRRLCCGTPPDCEWKAQAGNICVASFDWSCSGICRSAERIKEVHRRCGEGENALWSASF; translated from the exons ATGACTTGGAAAAGCAGAGGAGAATTGCCTTCTAGAAGCGTTATCTCGCAGAGATGGGTACTGTTTCTCTGCTTAGGAAGTTTCTGTGCTGGAATGCTCTTCACTACCAG GATATGGACCATACCTGAAAACAACAAAGGACTAGCACGACCAACAGCCTCAGAAGCTGAAAAATTGAGTTTAGTTTCTGAAGGTTGCAATTCGAGAATT TTGCAAGAGATGGAAATGAAGCGCGATAAAGACATTTATGGTGAAGTTTTCAAGAGTCATAATTCCATACA AACATTGGACAAGACTATTTCGAACTTAGAGATGGAATTGGCTGCTGCTAGGGTAACTCAGGAATCTCTACGAAGTGGTGCTCCTATTTCAGATGATATAAGGTTGAGTGAATCTTCTTCGGGTAAGAGAAAGTACCTTATGGTCGTTGGTATTAACACTGCATTCAGCAGCAGGAAAAGAAGGGACTCGGTTCGAGCCACTTGGATGCCACAAG gtgagaaaagaaagaagctaGAGGAGAAGGGCATTATCATGCGCTTTGTAATTGGACACAG TGCTACATCAGGTGGTATTCTAGACAGAGCTATTGAAGCAGAGGACAGAAAGCATGGAGATTTCTTGAGGCTG AATCATGTGGAAGGATACCTTGAATTGTCAGCAAAGACAAAAACCTACTTTGCCACTGCTGTGAACTTATGGGATGCTGATTTCTATGTCAAAGTTGATGATGATGTTCATGTAAATATAG CAACACTGGGACAAACTCTAGTTAGGCATCGATCAAAACCACGGATATACATTGGATGCATGAAATCTGGGCCTGTCCTATCCCAAAA AGGGGTAAGGTACCATGAACCTGAGTACTGGAAGTTTGGAGAGGCTGGAAACAGATACTTCCGTCATGCCACAGGACAGTTGTATGCCATTTCAAACGATTTGGCTACATACATATCAATTAACCA GAATGTTCTTCACAAGTATGCCAACGAGGATGTGTCACTAGGATCCTGGTTTATTGGACTTGATGTGGAGCATATAGATGATCGAAGACTTTGTTGTGGCACTCCTCCTG ATTGTGAGTGGAAGGCCCAAGCAGGGAACATTTGTGTTGCATCATTTGATTGGAGCTGCAGTGGAATTTGCAGGTCTGCTGAGAGGATTAAAGAGGTACATAGGAGGTGTGGAGAGGGTGAGAATGCTTTGTGGAGTGCCTCTTTCTAG